The Drosophila teissieri strain GT53w chromosome X, Prin_Dtei_1.1, whole genome shotgun sequence genome has a segment encoding these proteins:
- the LOC122624817 gene encoding uncharacterized protein LOC122624817 produces the protein MAEKKSEDQQNNASGSENRTSRIVAQGRQQEENNAIFARLFASLDAEHRKLRELEERRSQLIEEMKHLRTLLFAENKKLRQTVAPMPGSSPLPIPATGASAIVKNSPEKPSSSGTSPIIKSARLERRQSNKSVTIAEPPTQNVNIRERPRASSSQGLKHKGNRRSLMLPTRKIKQRITLDNILNTREDMLDEIDESALTTSVGSNLRTLEQRRSEIDDREDVDEVLVSLPALFTFMDSQFTEHAILPSDPDPTNDSKAFEVLPNTDQEPSFYLPSADSLFKDILGTDSPSLELNMPEVSLEMHPVGIIECSTNAAEIVENEHETEAKTD, from the exons ATGGCCGAGAAGAAATCTGAGGACCAACAAAATAATGCCAGTGGATCCGAGAATCGAACAAGTCGCATTGTGGCCCAAGGTCGTCAGCAAGAAGAGAATAATGCTATATTTGCTCGACTTTTTGCCAGTTTGGATGCTGAACATCGCAAATTGAGGGAGTTGGAAGAGCGCAGATCGCAGCTGATTGAAGAAATGAAACATTTGAGGACTTTACTCTTTGCGGAGAATAAAAAACTTAGGCAGACCGTGGCTCCCATGCCGGGAAGTAGTCCATTACCAATTCCAGCTACCGGTGCTAGTGCCATCGTGAAAAATAGTCCTGAGAAACCTTCGAGCTCTGGGACCTCTCCCATTATCAAATCTGCCCGTTTGGAACGTCGACAGTCTAATAAATCGGTTACAATTGCCGAACCACCAACACAAAATGTGAACATACGCGAAAGACCCAGGGCAAGTAGTTCCCAAGGTTTAAAGCATAAGGGAAATCGACGAAGTCTTATGCTTCCAACAAGGAAAATTAAACAGAGAATCACTTTGG ATAACATATTAAATACCAGAGAGGATATGTTAGACGAGATTGATGAATCCGCATTGACAACTTCTGTGGGCTCCAATTTGCGGACTTTGGAGCAGCGAAGATCCGAAATAGACGATCGAGAAGATGTTGACGAAGTTTTGGTCTCGCTGCCAgcattatttacatttatggATTCCCAATTTACAGAGCACGCCATTTTACCAAGTGATCCTGATCCAACCAACGATTCTAAAGCATTCGAAGTGCTTCCCAATACCGATCAAGAGCCAAGTTTTTATCTGCCAAGTGCCGATTCCTTGTTCAAGGATATACTGGGAACGGATTCACCCTCCTTAGAACTAAATATGCCAGAAGTGTCACTTGAAATGCATCCAGTTGGCATTATCGAATGCTCAACGAATGCGGCGGAAATCGTTGAAAATGAACACGAAACGGAAGCGAAAACTGATTAA